Proteins encoded in a region of the Nitrospirota bacterium genome:
- a CDS encoding IS1 family transposase, which translates to MNKLTQAKRVQIIAALVEGNSIRATCRMTGAAKGTVLKLLADLGKACASYQDRTLRNLPCKQIQCDEIWSFCYAKEKNVPEEMKGKLGFGDVWTWTAIDADSKLIVSFLVGDRSAAYARKFIDDLASRLANRVQLTTDGHRAYLTAVERAFGGEVDYAMLDKIYNAPPNKGTTRYSPAECCGTRKIKVTGNPDLRQASTSFVERQNLTMRMSMRRMTRLTNAFSKKIENQAHAVALHFMHYNFARIHQSLRVTPAMEAGVADHVWDLGEIAGLID; encoded by the coding sequence ATGAACAAGCTGACGCAGGCCAAACGAGTTCAGATCATCGCCGCACTGGTTGAGGGCAACAGCATCCGCGCTACGTGTCGCATGACTGGCGCAGCGAAAGGCACTGTGCTGAAGCTATTGGCTGATCTCGGCAAGGCCTGTGCTTCCTATCAGGATCGGACACTTCGGAATCTCCCCTGCAAGCAGATTCAATGCGATGAGATTTGGAGCTTCTGCTATGCGAAAGAGAAGAACGTTCCTGAAGAAATGAAGGGAAAACTTGGATTTGGCGATGTCTGGACCTGGACGGCTATCGACGCAGACAGCAAGCTCATAGTGTCGTTCCTGGTTGGAGATCGGAGCGCGGCATATGCCAGGAAGTTCATTGACGATCTCGCCAGCCGACTCGCCAATCGAGTGCAGCTTACAACTGATGGTCACAGGGCCTATCTGACTGCCGTAGAACGGGCCTTTGGCGGGGAAGTGGATTACGCCATGCTCGATAAGATTTACAATGCTCCACCGAACAAGGGAACGACACGGTACAGCCCTGCTGAGTGCTGTGGAACGCGGAAGATCAAGGTAACGGGCAACCCAGATCTGAGGCAGGCCTCAACGAGCTTCGTGGAACGGCAGAACCTTACGATGAGGATGAGCATGCGTCGGATGACGCGGCTAACCAATGCGTTCAGCAAGAAGATCGAGAATCAGGCCCATGCCGTGGCCCTACACTTCATGCACTACAACTTCGCCAGGATTCATCAGTCGCTACGGGTGACGCCAGCCATGGAGGCAGGAGTGGCCGATCATGTGTGGGACTTAGGGGAGATTGCGGGATTGATAGATTAG
- a CDS encoding PCP reductase family protein gives MHTEGVEERSYDDGTPQWFIRSECLGCGLKVGVDVPAGQPGGLVDRTMWTDDALHRLDRMPPYLAPLVRGEVEQDVRVRGERVVTYDTLLRPRTGKRIEWEPEAERRLDRVPAPVRAMARIELERTVADRGETRITVALMEEVKARYFGMAAQKSEG, from the coding sequence ATGCATACCGAGGGAGTGGAAGAACGTTCCTACGATGATGGGACGCCCCAATGGTTCATTCGGTCGGAATGTCTCGGCTGTGGACTGAAGGTCGGAGTCGATGTTCCTGCCGGCCAACCGGGCGGGCTTGTCGACCGGACGATGTGGACAGACGATGCGCTCCACCGGCTGGATCGCATGCCGCCCTACCTTGCTCCGCTCGTGCGCGGTGAGGTGGAACAGGATGTGAGGGTCAGAGGAGAACGGGTCGTCACGTACGACACGTTGCTTCGACCCCGGACCGGCAAACGGATCGAGTGGGAGCCTGAGGCGGAACGTCGATTGGATAGAGTGCCGGCGCCGGTCCGCGCGATGGCCCGCATTGAATTGGAGCGGACCGTGGCCGACCGCGGCGAGACACGTATTACTGTCGCGTTGATGGAAGAAGTGAAGGCACGCTATTTTGGGATGGCTGCCCAGAAGAGTGAGGGGTGA
- a CDS encoding DUF420 domain-containing protein, which yields MLEWLKQPGFFGTHATVGADMSQLMATFFTGLFVIGWIQARRRRADAHHWMMLGGMIAMVAFFMSYYLFRQLGVLAFEGKEGFGGSQALYDYVFIPVLTVHIILVILGLIMAIYMIVLGFRSQQVIDGARSLKETLLLTTWRKVGVIFGSVTALVMFLFFSRVATAGFSMRKFEVYLSLLLLIAIVFSVEMTIQRIWPNGARRHRALGLFTMIVYCVLFVTGTTTYTMLYLLYPGKIG from the coding sequence ATGCTTGAATGGCTAAAACAGCCTGGTTTTTTTGGCACCCATGCCACGGTCGGGGCGGACATGAGCCAGCTCATGGCGACGTTCTTCACGGGGCTCTTCGTCATCGGCTGGATTCAGGCAAGGCGGCGGCGGGCCGATGCCCATCATTGGATGATGCTCGGCGGGATGATTGCCATGGTGGCATTTTTCATGAGCTACTATTTGTTCCGCCAATTAGGCGTGTTGGCCTTTGAAGGAAAAGAAGGCTTTGGCGGATCGCAAGCGCTCTACGATTATGTCTTCATCCCCGTTTTGACCGTGCATATCATTCTGGTCATTCTCGGATTGATTATGGCGATCTACATGATCGTGCTGGGTTTCCGCTCCCAGCAAGTGATTGACGGAGCCCGATCGCTTAAAGAGACGCTGCTCCTGACGACCTGGAGGAAGGTCGGGGTGATCTTTGGGAGCGTCACGGCCCTGGTGATGTTCTTGTTCTTCTCGCGCGTGGCCACCGCCGGGTTCTCCATGCGGAAATTCGAAGTCTATCTCAGTTTGCTGTTGCTGATCGCCATCGTATTTTCGGTGGAGATGACGATTCAGCGGATCTGGCCGAACGGCGCGCGGCGGCATCGGGCACTCGGGTTGTTTACGATGATCGTGTATTGCGTCCTCTTTGTGACCGGCACCACCACCTACACCATGCTCTATCTCTTGTATCCTGGGAAAATCGGATAA
- a CDS encoding methyltransferase gives MSRELSLAEIFQLGYYWETKILLTAIRLDVFSALDGTRKTLHAVAGRLDAHEPTLGLLLNALVAMRLLEKDGDSYGNSTAAATHLVRNSAQYIGHLLLLHDAEWDNWGKLEQTIRTGQRSVDRHVFETDPELGLNVLAVLHRIGQQSGPDFAKRLQLNGPVRLLDLGGGAGTNAIAFCQVYPELTATVFDLPATLRLTERTVKEAGLESRISLRPGDFNKDGLGGPYDVALMSDILHYQDFSTNALLVKRVWTHMAPGGRLIIKDRFLNEAGTGPAWTTAFAVHILVNTQRGGCYKTADAMQWMSEAGFSTVTELEPTAVVLGTKSSQA, from the coding sequence GTGTCACGCGAACTCTCGCTCGCAGAAATTTTCCAGCTTGGGTACTACTGGGAGACGAAGATTTTATTGACGGCCATTAGGCTGGACGTGTTTTCCGCCTTGGATGGGACAAGGAAAACCCTTCATGCCGTGGCCGGTCGTCTTGACGCCCATGAGCCGACATTGGGACTCTTGCTGAATGCCCTTGTTGCGATGCGGCTGTTGGAAAAGGACGGGGATTCCTACGGAAATTCGACGGCTGCGGCCACGCATCTGGTCCGCAATTCTGCCCAATATATCGGGCACCTTCTCCTGCTTCACGATGCGGAATGGGACAACTGGGGCAAGCTGGAGCAGACGATTCGCACGGGACAGCGGTCTGTCGATCGGCACGTCTTTGAGACCGATCCTGAGTTAGGACTCAATGTGCTGGCGGTACTTCATCGGATCGGGCAGCAGAGCGGGCCTGATTTCGCCAAGCGGCTGCAATTGAACGGGCCGGTTCGGCTGCTGGATTTGGGAGGCGGAGCCGGGACGAATGCGATTGCCTTCTGCCAGGTCTATCCGGAGTTGACGGCGACGGTGTTCGATTTACCTGCGACGCTCCGGCTCACGGAGCGAACGGTGAAAGAGGCCGGCTTGGAATCGAGGATTTCGTTGCGTCCTGGCGATTTTAACAAGGATGGACTTGGCGGACCCTATGATGTCGCATTGATGTCCGATATCCTGCATTATCAGGATTTTTCGACGAACGCGTTATTGGTCAAGAGGGTCTGGACCCATATGGCGCCAGGCGGCCGTTTAATCATCAAGGATCGATTCCTCAATGAGGCAGGCACCGGTCCGGCCTGGACCACCGCCTTCGCGGTGCATATTCTGGTCAATACGCAGCGTGGCGGTTGTTATAAGACGGCAGATGCGATGCAGTGGATGAGCGAAGCCGGATTTTCAACCGTGACAGAGCTGGAACCGACAGCGGTTGTGCTGGGCACGAAGTCCAGTCAGGCCTGA
- a CDS encoding P63C domain-containing protein: protein MENEMSSSKAKGGFARANKLSSERRKEIATNAAFARYSKPLMKATHTGAIKISGIEIPCYVLEDGTRVISYRGMNKAFGMTEGGAQKLPRFLSHKVLEPYISKDLAARITEPIRVNPPHGGNPASGLPATVLADVCDVWLRARESGALSSMKHIQTAQIAEILTRGFAHIGIIALVDEVTGYQGVRPKDALQEYLQLLIRKELAAWAKKFPDEFYENIYKLKGWIWPGMGKNRFSVVAHYTNDLVYRRIGPGLLQELQEKSPRNAKGQRTNKLHQWLTEDVGNPMLAQHIHSLIMFQRLAISNGHGWNKFVKMVDKVLPKKGDTMELPLNYSSDPTAP, encoded by the coding sequence ATGGAAAATGAGATGTCTAGCAGTAAGGCCAAGGGCGGGTTTGCGCGGGCAAATAAGCTTTCATCGGAAAGGCGCAAGGAAATAGCTACCAATGCGGCGTTTGCTCGATATAGCAAGCCTTTAATGAAAGCCACTCATACCGGCGCAATAAAAATATCTGGGATAGAAATCCCTTGTTATGTTCTTGAAGATGGGACGCGGGTTATATCCTATCGTGGGATGAACAAGGCATTTGGCATGACCGAGGGCGGCGCGCAGAAATTGCCACGATTTTTAAGCCACAAGGTCCTAGAGCCGTATATTTCCAAGGACTTAGCGGCGCGCATAACTGAGCCTATAAGGGTTAACCCGCCGCACGGAGGAAACCCCGCAAGCGGACTCCCGGCAACGGTATTGGCTGATGTCTGTGATGTCTGGTTGCGCGCTCGTGAATCTGGCGCACTCTCTTCTATGAAGCACATCCAAACAGCACAAATAGCAGAAATCCTAACCAGAGGATTTGCTCATATCGGTATTATCGCATTAGTTGACGAGGTTACTGGTTACCAGGGTGTGCGTCCAAAAGACGCTTTGCAAGAATATCTGCAACTTCTAATTCGGAAAGAATTAGCTGCTTGGGCAAAAAAATTCCCAGATGAGTTTTACGAGAATATTTACAAGCTAAAAGGGTGGATTTGGCCTGGGATGGGTAAAAACCGATTCAGCGTTGTTGCACACTATACGAATGATTTGGTTTACCGGAGAATTGGCCCAGGATTGCTTCAAGAGCTACAAGAAAAGAGTCCAAGGAACGCCAAGGGCCAAAGAACGAATAAGCTGCATCAATGGCTTACGGAGGATGTTGGAAATCCAATGCTTGCCCAGCACATTCACTCATTGATCATGTTTCAGCGCCTTGCAATATCCAACGGACATGGATGGAATAAATTTGTAAAAATGGTTGATAAGGTCTTGCCAAAAAAGGGTGATACCATGGAATTGCCACTTAATTATTCTAGCGATCCCACCGCGCCTTAG